In Oryctolagus cuniculus chromosome X, mOryCun1.1, whole genome shotgun sequence, a single window of DNA contains:
- the KLHL15 gene encoding kelch-like protein 15 isoform X2, which produces MAGDVEGFCSSIHDTSVSAGFRALYEEGLLLDVTLVIEDHQFQAHKALLATQSDYFRIMFTADMRERDQNKIHLKGLTATGFSHVLQFMYYGTIELSMNTVHEILQAAMYVQLIEVVKFCCSFLLAKICLENCAEIMRLLDDFGVNIEGVREKLDAFLLENFVPLMSRPDFLSYLSFEKLMSYLDNDHLSRFPEIELYEAVQSWLRHDRRRWRHTDTIIQNIRFCLMTPSNVFEKVKTSEFYRYSRQLRYEVEQALNYFQNVHQQPLLDMKSSRIRSAKPQTTVFRGMIGHSMVNSKILLLKKPRVWWELEGPQVPLRPDCLAIVNNFVFLLGGEELGPDGEFHASSKVFRYDPRQNSWLRMADMSVPRSEFAVGVIGKFIYAVAGRTRDETFYSTERYDITNDKWEFVDPYPVNKYGHEGTVLNNKLFITGGITSSSTSKQVCVFDPSKEGTIEQRTRRTQVVTNCWENKSKMNYARCFHKMISYNDENRWKEDEYPRMPCKLDGLQVCNLHFPDYVLDEVRRCN; this is translated from the exons atggcaggggaCGTGGAAGGATTCTGTTCCTCCATCCATGACACCAGTGTCTCTGCTGGGTTCAGAGCACTGTATGAGGAGGGATTGCTTCTTGATGTCACTCTGGTTATTGAAGATCATCAGTTCCAGGCCCATAAAGCACTCTTGGCCACCCAGAGTGATTACTTCAGAATTATGTTTACCGCAGACATGCGGGAACGAGATCAGAACAAGATCCATTTAAAAGGGCTAACTGCCACTGGTTTTAGCCATGTCCTTCAGTTTATGTACTATGGAACTATAGAACTGAGTATGAATACTGTCCATGAGATTCTTCAAGCTGCCATGTATGTGCAACTCATAGAAGTGGTGAAGTTCTGCTGCTCTTTTCTCTTAGCGAAAATCTGCCTAGAAAATTGTGCCGAAATTATGAGACTCTTAGATGATTTCGGTGTAAACATTGAGGGAGTCAGGGAGAAGTTGGATGCCTTTCTGCTAGAAAACTTTGTGCCACTCATGTCCAGGCCTGACTTCCTGTCCTATCTGAGCTTTGAGAAGCTTATGTCTTATTTGGATAATGATCATCTCAGCAGGTTCCCAGAGATAGAGCTGTACGAGGCTGTGCAGTCTTGGCTTCGACATGATAGAAGACGCTGGAGACATACTGATACCATCATTCAGAACATCAGGTTTTGTTTGATGACCCCATCCAATGTTTTTGAAAAG GTTAAAACATCAGAATTTTACAGATACTCTCGACAGCTGCGCTATGAAGTTGAACAGGCGTTGAATTACTTTCAGAATGTTCACCAGCAGCCTCTGTTGGACATGAAATCAAGCCGCATTCGTTCTGCCAAACCGCAAACTACAGTATTCCGAGGAATGATTGGACATAGCATGGTTAACAGCAAAATCCTACTCTTAAAGAAACCGAGAGTCTGGTGGGAGCTGGAGGGCCCGCAGGTACCTCTACGGCCAGACTGCCTTGCTATTGTCAACAATTTTGTGTTCCTGTTAGGTGGGGAAGAGCTGGGCCCGGATGGTGAATTCCATGCTTCTTCCAAAGTGTTCAGATATGACCCAAGACAAAACTCTTGGCTGCGGATGGCAGACATGTCTGTCCCCCGTTCAGAATTTGCAGTTGGTGTTATTGGCAAGTTTATTTACGCCGTAGCAGGCAGAACCAGGGATGAGACTTTCTATTCAACAGAGAGATATGACATCACCAATGATAAGTGGGAATTTGTGGATCCTTATCCAGTTAACAAATACGGACATGAAGGGACAGTGCTCAATAACAAGTTGTTCATCACTGGTGGAATCACCTCGTCTTCCACCTCCAAGCAAGTGTGTGTGTTTGACCCCAGTAAAGAAGGGACCATAGAGCAGCGGACCAGAAGAACCCAAGTAGTTACCAACTGTTGGGAGAACAAGAGCAAGATGAATTACGCGCGATGCTTTCACAAGATGATTTCTTACAACG ATGaaaacagatggaaggaagatgaGTACCCTCGAATGCCCTGCAAGCTGGATGGCTTACAAGTGTGCAACCTGCATTTTCCGGACTATGTGCTGGATGAAGTCAGACGTTGCAACTAA
- the KLHL15 gene encoding kelch-like protein 15 isoform X1 produces the protein MAGDVEGFCSSIHDTSVSAGFRALYEEGLLLDVTLVIEDHQFQAHKALLATQSDYFRIMFTADMRERDQNKIHLKGLTATGFSHVLQFMYYGTIELSMNTVHEILQAAMYVQLIEVVKFCCSFLLAKICLENCAEIMRLLDDFGVNIEGVREKLDAFLLENFVPLMSRPDFLSYLSFEKLMSYLDNDHLSRFPEIELYEAVQSWLRHDRRRWRHTDTIIQNIRFCLMTPSNVFEKVKTSEFYRYSRQLRYEVEQALNYFQNVHQQPLLDMKSSRIRSAKPQTTVFRGMIGHSMVNSKILLLKKPRVWWELEGPQVPLRPDCLAIVNNFVFLLGGEELGPDGEFHASSKVFRYDPRQNSWLRMADMSVPRSEFAVGVIGKFIYAVAGRTRDETFYSTERYDITNDKWEFVDPYPVNKYGHEGTVLNNKLFITGGITSSSTSKQVCVFDPSKEGTIEQRTRRTQVVTNCWENKSKMNYARCFHKMISYNGKLYVFGGVCVILRASFESQGCPSTEVYNPETDQWTILASMPIGRSGHGVTVLDKQIMVLGGLCYNGHYSDSILTFDPDENRWKEDEYPRMPCKLDGLQVCNLHFPDYVLDEVRRCN, from the exons atggcaggggaCGTGGAAGGATTCTGTTCCTCCATCCATGACACCAGTGTCTCTGCTGGGTTCAGAGCACTGTATGAGGAGGGATTGCTTCTTGATGTCACTCTGGTTATTGAAGATCATCAGTTCCAGGCCCATAAAGCACTCTTGGCCACCCAGAGTGATTACTTCAGAATTATGTTTACCGCAGACATGCGGGAACGAGATCAGAACAAGATCCATTTAAAAGGGCTAACTGCCACTGGTTTTAGCCATGTCCTTCAGTTTATGTACTATGGAACTATAGAACTGAGTATGAATACTGTCCATGAGATTCTTCAAGCTGCCATGTATGTGCAACTCATAGAAGTGGTGAAGTTCTGCTGCTCTTTTCTCTTAGCGAAAATCTGCCTAGAAAATTGTGCCGAAATTATGAGACTCTTAGATGATTTCGGTGTAAACATTGAGGGAGTCAGGGAGAAGTTGGATGCCTTTCTGCTAGAAAACTTTGTGCCACTCATGTCCAGGCCTGACTTCCTGTCCTATCTGAGCTTTGAGAAGCTTATGTCTTATTTGGATAATGATCATCTCAGCAGGTTCCCAGAGATAGAGCTGTACGAGGCTGTGCAGTCTTGGCTTCGACATGATAGAAGACGCTGGAGACATACTGATACCATCATTCAGAACATCAGGTTTTGTTTGATGACCCCATCCAATGTTTTTGAAAAG GTTAAAACATCAGAATTTTACAGATACTCTCGACAGCTGCGCTATGAAGTTGAACAGGCGTTGAATTACTTTCAGAATGTTCACCAGCAGCCTCTGTTGGACATGAAATCAAGCCGCATTCGTTCTGCCAAACCGCAAACTACAGTATTCCGAGGAATGATTGGACATAGCATGGTTAACAGCAAAATCCTACTCTTAAAGAAACCGAGAGTCTGGTGGGAGCTGGAGGGCCCGCAGGTACCTCTACGGCCAGACTGCCTTGCTATTGTCAACAATTTTGTGTTCCTGTTAGGTGGGGAAGAGCTGGGCCCGGATGGTGAATTCCATGCTTCTTCCAAAGTGTTCAGATATGACCCAAGACAAAACTCTTGGCTGCGGATGGCAGACATGTCTGTCCCCCGTTCAGAATTTGCAGTTGGTGTTATTGGCAAGTTTATTTACGCCGTAGCAGGCAGAACCAGGGATGAGACTTTCTATTCAACAGAGAGATATGACATCACCAATGATAAGTGGGAATTTGTGGATCCTTATCCAGTTAACAAATACGGACATGAAGGGACAGTGCTCAATAACAAGTTGTTCATCACTGGTGGAATCACCTCGTCTTCCACCTCCAAGCAAGTGTGTGTGTTTGACCCCAGTAAAGAAGGGACCATAGAGCAGCGGACCAGAAGAACCCAAGTAGTTACCAACTGTTGGGAGAACAAGAGCAAGATGAATTACGCGCGATGCTTTCACAAGATGATTTCTTACAACGGTAAGCTTTACGTCTTTGGTGGTGTCTGTGTGATCTTGAGGGCCTCTTTTGAATCTCAGGGATGCCCTTCCACAGAAGTGTATAACCCAGAGACTGATCAGTGGACCATCTTGGCATCCATGCCAATTGGTAGGAGTGGCCATGGTGTGACTGTGCTGGACAAACAAATAATGGTTCTCGGAGGCCTTTGCTATAACGGTCATTACAGTGATTCCATTCTCACATTTGATCCAGATGaaaacagatggaaggaagatgaGTACCCTCGAATGCCCTGCAAGCTGGATGGCTTACAAGTGTGCAACCTGCATTTTCCGGACTATGTGCTGGATGAAGTCAGACGTTGCAACTAA